A single Staphylococcus muscae DNA region contains:
- the ypdA gene encoding bacillithiol disulfide reductase YpdA: protein MKTIESIIIGGGPCGLSAAIEQQKKGIETLIIEKGNVVEALYHYPTHQTFFSSSDKLSIGDVPFIVEDLKPRRNQALVYYREVVKHHQLKVNTFEEVLTVRKMNNHFTITTTKDVYQCRFLTIATGYYGQPNALEVDGATLPKVMHYFKEAHPYFNQNVVIIGGKNSAVDAAIELEKANANVTVIYRGSDYSPSVKPWILPNFDSLVRRGNIDMYFDSHVTEITDSTVTFETNGETKTIDNDFVFAMIGYHPDYDFLTSVGIDINTTSYGTAPVYNKDTYETNVENCYIAGVIAAGTDANSIFIENGKYHGVSIAQDILTKKQSPLES, encoded by the coding sequence ATGAAAACAATTGAAAGCATTATTATCGGTGGCGGACCATGTGGTTTGAGTGCTGCAATCGAACAGCAAAAGAAAGGCATTGAAACATTAATTATTGAAAAAGGGAATGTTGTAGAAGCCCTTTATCATTACCCAACACATCAAACTTTCTTTTCTTCAAGTGACAAACTCAGTATCGGTGATGTGCCATTTATTGTTGAAGACTTAAAACCACGCCGAAACCAAGCGCTCGTTTATTATCGAGAAGTCGTCAAACATCATCAATTAAAAGTTAATACTTTTGAAGAAGTATTAACCGTTCGTAAAATGAACAATCACTTTACGATTACAACAACAAAAGATGTCTATCAATGCCGATTCTTGACAATTGCAACAGGTTATTATGGTCAACCAAATGCATTGGAGGTTGATGGCGCTACTTTACCAAAAGTAATGCACTATTTTAAAGAAGCTCATCCATACTTCAATCAAAATGTCGTTATTATCGGTGGTAAAAACTCAGCAGTTGATGCTGCGATTGAGTTGGAAAAAGCCAATGCTAATGTGACAGTTATTTATCGTGGTTCAGATTATTCACCATCTGTAAAACCATGGATATTACCGAATTTTGATTCGCTTGTTCGTCGCGGAAATATCGATATGTATTTCGATAGTCATGTAACAGAAATTACAGACTCAACAGTTACTTTTGAGACTAATGGCGAGACAAAAACAATAGACAATGACTTTGTATTTGCAATGATTGGTTATCACCCAGATTATGATTTTCTAACATCAGTTGGTATCGATATTAATACGACAAGTTATGGAACAGCACCTGTCTATAATAAAGATACGTATGAAACAAATGTCGAAAATTGTTATATCGCAGGGGTTATTGCTGCAGGGACAGATGCAAATAGTATCTTCATAGAAAATGGCAAATATCATGGTGTATCTATCGCACAAGATATTTTAACTAAAAAGCAATCACCATTAGAATCGTAA
- a CDS encoding asparaginase: MKKILVIHTGGTISMSQDESNTVNTNGDNPIANHQELIQTYANIKEVMPFTVPSPHISIRHVDEIRQLIMSHCDEFDGFVITHGTDTLEETAFLLDLTLSITKPVVITGAMRSSNEIGSDGLYNFIASIRVAVADASHHKGVMVVFNDEIHTARNVTKTHTSNTNTFQSPNHGPLGVITKSGIYFHHRPYDKTTLSEIDTRLNVPLIKAYMDMGSEVLSFYADQQVDGIVIEALGQGNLPPTALSGLDKCLAAQIPIVLVSRSFNGIVSAVYSYAGGGHQLQNKGVIFSNGLNGQKARLKLLVALSNHYDHDQIRHYFND; encoded by the coding sequence ATGAAAAAAATATTAGTGATACATACAGGCGGAACGATTAGTATGTCTCAAGATGAATCAAATACAGTCAACACAAATGGCGATAATCCTATTGCGAATCATCAAGAGCTGATACAAACATACGCCAATATTAAAGAAGTGATGCCTTTTACTGTTCCATCTCCACACATTTCAATTCGTCATGTCGATGAAATTAGACAACTCATTATGTCGCACTGCGATGAATTTGATGGGTTCGTTATCACTCATGGTACAGATACATTAGAAGAAACAGCTTTTCTTCTCGACCTGACACTTTCAATCACAAAACCAGTTGTTATCACGGGTGCGATGCGTTCATCTAATGAAATTGGCTCAGATGGTCTATACAACTTTATTGCATCTATTCGTGTTGCCGTAGCAGATGCATCTCATCACAAAGGCGTTATGGTTGTATTTAATGATGAAATACATACAGCACGTAATGTGACGAAAACCCACACATCAAATACGAATACATTTCAAAGCCCCAATCATGGTCCTTTAGGTGTTATTACGAAGTCAGGTATTTATTTCCACCATCGACCATATGACAAAACCACTTTGTCTGAGATTGATACGCGCCTGAATGTTCCGTTAATCAAAGCATATATGGATATGGGGAGTGAAGTGTTGTCATTTTACGCAGACCAGCAAGTCGATGGTATTGTGATTGAAGCTTTAGGTCAAGGTAACTTACCACCTACTGCATTAAGTGGATTGGACAAATGTCTCGCAGCTCAAATTCCAATTGTGCTCGTATCACGCTCATTTAATGGAATTGTGAGTGCTGTTTACAGTTATGCAGGAGGTGGACACCAGTTGCAAAATAAAGGTGTCATCTTCTCTAACGGTTTGAATGGACAGAAGGCGCGGTTGAAACTATTAGTCGCACTAAGCAATCATTACGATCATGATCAAATTCGTCACTATTTTAATGATTAA
- the cmk gene encoding (d)CMP kinase, with amino-acid sequence MTAINIAIDGPAAAGKSTIAKRVATELNMIYVDTGAMYRAITYFYLNNKQHFDDFESMMGHVDLNLVYDEVKGQRVILNDDDVTDYLRSNEVTENVSYVASKDAVRKYLVSAQQLLAENKGIVMDGRDIGTTVLPNAEVKVYMIASVEERAHRRLKDNAERGIPSTLEQLKKDIADRDAYDMNRDISPLVKAQDAVEINTTGMTIEAVTERILQLAKDAKAK; translated from the coding sequence ATGACTGCTATTAATATTGCGATTGATGGACCGGCGGCGGCTGGAAAAAGTACCATTGCTAAACGCGTTGCAACAGAACTAAATATGATTTATGTCGATACTGGTGCCATGTACCGTGCGATTACTTATTTTTATTTAAATAACAAACAGCATTTTGACGACTTTGAATCAATGATGGGTCATGTCGATTTAAATTTGGTATATGATGAAGTGAAAGGGCAGCGCGTCATTTTAAATGATGATGATGTAACGGATTACTTACGCAGTAATGAAGTGACAGAAAATGTCTCATACGTTGCTTCAAAAGATGCTGTGCGTAAATACTTAGTAAGCGCACAGCAATTACTTGCTGAAAATAAAGGCATTGTGATGGATGGTCGTGATATCGGTACCACAGTTCTTCCAAATGCAGAAGTAAAGGTCTATATGATTGCCTCTGTTGAAGAACGCGCACATCGTCGTTTGAAAGATAATGCCGAACGTGGTATCCCGTCGACACTTGAACAACTGAAAAAAGATATTGCCGATCGTGATGCTTACGATATGAACCGTGACATCTCACCACTTGTCAAAGCACAAGATGCTGTTGAAATTAATACAACAGGGATGACCATTGAAGCAGTAACAGAACGTATTCTACAACTTGCAAAAGACGCAAAAGCAAAATAA
- the rpsA gene encoding 30S ribosomal protein S1, with amino-acid sequence MTEEFNESMITDIKEGDKVTGEVQQINDKHVVVHVNGAKFNGIIPISQLTTHHVEDANEVVKVGDEIGAYVTKIEIDEENESGSYILSKRQLEEEKSYEFLQEKLDNNETIEATVTEVVKGGLVVDVGQRGFIPASLISTDYIEDFSDYEGKVLELKVEELDPSNNRVILSRKAVEAEENAKKKEALLNSIKEGDVLEGKVARLANFGAFIDLGGVDGLVHVSELSHEHVSSPDEVVAVGDTVKVKVRSVEPGSERVSLSIKDTLPSPFETIQSKFNEGDVVEGKVMRLASFGAFVEIGPGLQGLVHISEISNKHIGSPNEVLEPGQTVDAKILGINPAEERISLSIKAAAPAEETNEASPETTEQYTLSTDDDSNNPTLGDVFADKFKNLNL; translated from the coding sequence ATGACAGAAGAATTCAATGAATCAATGATTACAGACATTAAAGAAGGCGACAAGGTTACAGGTGAAGTACAACAAATTAATGACAAACATGTCGTTGTACATGTAAACGGCGCAAAATTCAATGGGATTATCCCAATCAGCCAATTGACAACACATCACGTAGAAGATGCTAATGAAGTTGTTAAAGTTGGCGACGAAATTGGAGCATACGTAACAAAAATCGAAATTGACGAAGAAAACGAATCTGGTAGTTATATCTTATCTAAACGTCAATTAGAAGAAGAAAAATCGTATGAATTCTTACAAGAGAAACTCGATAACAATGAAACAATTGAAGCGACTGTTACAGAGGTTGTTAAAGGTGGATTAGTTGTAGATGTAGGTCAACGTGGCTTTATTCCTGCATCACTGATTTCAACTGATTACATTGAAGATTTCTCTGATTATGAAGGCAAAGTACTTGAACTTAAAGTTGAAGAGCTAGACCCTTCAAATAATCGTGTCATCCTTAGCCGTAAAGCCGTTGAAGCGGAAGAAAATGCAAAGAAAAAAGAAGCGCTTTTAAACTCTATTAAAGAAGGCGACGTTTTAGAAGGCAAAGTTGCCCGTCTTGCTAACTTTGGTGCTTTTATCGATCTTGGCGGTGTTGACGGTTTGGTTCACGTATCTGAGTTATCTCACGAACACGTTTCTTCTCCTGACGAAGTTGTAGCTGTTGGTGATACAGTAAAAGTCAAAGTACGTTCTGTTGAGCCAGGTTCTGAACGTGTATCTTTATCTATTAAAGATACTTTACCGAGCCCATTCGAAACAATTCAATCAAAATTTAACGAAGGCGATGTTGTAGAAGGTAAAGTCATGCGCCTTGCAAGCTTCGGTGCCTTCGTTGAGATTGGACCTGGATTACAAGGTCTCGTACACATCTCTGAAATCAGCAACAAACATATCGGTTCTCCAAATGAAGTGTTAGAACCAGGCCAAACAGTAGATGCTAAAATTTTAGGTATTAATCCTGCTGAAGAACGTATCTCACTTTCTATTAAAGCAGCAGCACCTGCTGAAGAGACGAACGAAGCATCACCAGAAACAACAGAACAATATACACTATCAACAGACGATGACAGCAACAACCCAACTTTAGGGGATGTATTCGCTGATAAATTTAAAAACCTTAACCTTTAA
- the der gene encoding ribosome biogenesis GTPase Der — protein MTKPVVAIVGRPNVGKSTIFNRIVGERVSIVEDTPGITRDRIYASGDWLTHDFNIIDTGGIEIGDAPFQTQIRAQAEIAIDEADVIIFMTNVREGVTQSDEMVAQMLYKSKKPVVLAVNKVDNPEMRNDIYDFYTLGFGEPYPLSGSHGLGLGDLLEAVAKHFKPEEEDPYDDSVIRLSLIGRPNVGKSSLVNAILGEERVIVSNIAGTTRDAIDTEYSYDGQDYVLIDTAGMRKKGKVYETTEKYSVLRALKAIERSNVVLVVLDAEAGIIEQDKRVAGYAHEEGKAIVIVVNKWDTLEKDSKTMKRFMDDIRNNFQFLDYAQIAFVSAKEGTRLRTLFPLINEASENHKKRVQSSTLNEVITDAISMNPTPTDKGRRLNIFYTTQVAIEPPTFVVFVNDVELMHFSYKRYLENQIRSAFGFEGTPVHIIARKRN, from the coding sequence ATGACGAAACCAGTAGTGGCGATTGTAGGTCGCCCAAACGTTGGGAAATCAACGATATTTAACCGTATTGTTGGCGAACGTGTCTCTATTGTAGAAGATACACCAGGTATTACACGAGATCGAATTTATGCAAGTGGTGATTGGCTTACACATGATTTTAATATAATCGATACAGGTGGTATTGAAATAGGAGACGCACCATTCCAAACGCAAATTCGTGCACAAGCTGAAATTGCGATTGATGAAGCGGACGTCATCATCTTTATGACGAATGTTCGTGAAGGTGTTACACAAAGCGACGAGATGGTTGCTCAAATGCTTTATAAGTCAAAAAAGCCTGTGGTACTTGCCGTAAACAAAGTTGATAACCCTGAAATGCGCAACGATATTTATGATTTCTATACATTAGGATTTGGCGAACCATATCCACTTTCAGGATCACACGGTCTTGGACTAGGCGACTTGTTAGAAGCAGTCGCAAAACACTTCAAACCTGAAGAAGAAGACCCATATGATGATTCTGTTATCAGATTATCATTGATTGGTCGCCCAAATGTTGGTAAATCTAGTCTTGTTAACGCAATATTAGGTGAAGAACGTGTCATCGTTTCAAATATTGCAGGGACAACACGTGATGCGATTGATACAGAATATAGTTATGACGGACAAGATTATGTCCTTATTGATACAGCAGGGATGCGTAAAAAAGGGAAAGTGTATGAAACGACAGAAAAATATTCTGTCCTACGTGCGCTAAAGGCGATTGAACGTTCTAATGTTGTACTCGTCGTCTTAGACGCAGAAGCAGGAATCATTGAACAAGATAAGCGTGTTGCTGGCTATGCCCATGAAGAAGGTAAAGCCATCGTCATCGTTGTCAACAAATGGGATACGTTAGAAAAAGACAGTAAAACGATGAAACGTTTTATGGATGATATTCGTAATAACTTCCAATTTTTAGATTATGCACAAATCGCATTCGTATCAGCTAAAGAAGGAACACGTTTACGTACGCTATTCCCACTGATTAATGAAGCGAGTGAAAATCATAAAAAACGTGTTCAAAGTTCTACATTAAACGAAGTTATCACTGATGCAATTTCTATGAACCCAACGCCAACAGATAAAGGTCGTCGCTTAAATATTTTCTATACAACACAAGTTGCGATTGAACCACCGACATTTGTTGTATTCGTTAACGATGTAGAGCTCATGCACTTTTCTTATAAACGCTATTTAGAAAATCAAATTCGAAGTGCCTTTGGTTTTGAAGGTACACCCGTACACATTATCGCTCGTAAGCGAAATTAG
- a CDS encoding NAD(P)H-dependent glycerol-3-phosphate dehydrogenase, producing MTAITVFGTGSFGTALANVLADNGHDTLMWGKTAKTVEEINTKHTNSAYLKEATMNNAVRATTDIQSAVDHADIYLVAIPTKAIRTVLSQVDERLTSKKQFIHVAKGIENKTFKRVSEMIEDEISLEHNGGVGVLSGPSHAEEVVIQQPTTVAAASSCPELCKTIQDLFMTDYLRVYTNEDLIGVEIGGALKNIIAIASGVLAGLGYGDNAKAALITRGLAEITRLGVKLGADPLTFQGLGGIGDLIVTCTSTHSRNYSLGFALGSGKTLQEILDEMNMVAEGVYTTESVYHLAKQMDVDMPITNALYHVLFESQPVEEALKDLMGRTKKSE from the coding sequence ATGACTGCAATTACAGTATTCGGTACAGGGAGTTTTGGTACAGCATTAGCGAATGTCCTAGCAGACAATGGGCACGACACATTGATGTGGGGGAAAACAGCCAAAACTGTTGAAGAAATCAATACGAAACATACAAACTCTGCGTATTTAAAAGAAGCAACGATGAATAATGCAGTTCGTGCAACGACTGATATTCAATCAGCTGTCGATCATGCAGATATTTATTTGGTTGCAATACCTACTAAAGCTATTCGTACAGTATTATCACAAGTTGATGAACGATTAACTTCAAAGAAACAGTTCATTCATGTAGCAAAAGGGATTGAAAATAAAACTTTCAAACGTGTTTCAGAAATGATTGAAGACGAGATTTCTCTTGAACACAATGGGGGTGTCGGTGTCTTGTCCGGCCCAAGTCACGCTGAAGAAGTTGTTATTCAACAGCCGACAACTGTTGCAGCAGCTTCAAGTTGTCCCGAATTATGCAAAACCATTCAAGACTTATTTATGACAGATTATTTACGTGTCTATACGAATGAAGATTTGATTGGTGTTGAAATCGGCGGGGCACTGAAAAATATAATTGCGATAGCGAGTGGCGTTCTTGCTGGCTTAGGTTATGGTGATAATGCAAAAGCTGCACTCATTACACGTGGTTTGGCCGAAATTACACGACTTGGTGTCAAGTTAGGTGCAGACCCACTGACATTCCAAGGTTTAGGAGGAATTGGTGATTTGATTGTGACATGTACATCAACACATTCACGCAACTACTCGCTAGGCTTTGCACTTGGAAGTGGAAAAACATTGCAAGAAATACTCGATGAAATGAACATGGTTGCTGAAGGTGTTTATACAACCGAATCTGTTTATCACTTAGCGAAACAAATGGATGTTGAT